The proteins below are encoded in one region of Pomacea canaliculata isolate SZHN2017 linkage group LG7, ASM307304v1, whole genome shotgun sequence:
- the LOC112569241 gene encoding uncharacterized protein LOC112569241: MSDRCGKGSSPHHGAGGAGGVQPRGCALTCADMGTYRCRGVFGATEDSSEYTDLQLRQPPGTPRVTYDHETPGHRRATWRLSCHADAGLPPQEFQWYVKAPDMRHFQIAEGQAEVEYFTNDGCRVMSRRALLVSLATEDRGTMYRCALPDHVDDDRYYDEVTVEQLPAVSIKEATGDLNCVDDNCLMQAETKSQKNSSQRKCISTSTIGLFAVVSYLTGYSLSLVNIKE; the protein is encoded by the exons ATGTCAGATCGGTGCGGGAAAGGTTCCAGCCCTCATCACGGTGCAGGCGGGGCTGGTGGAGTTCAACCTCGTGGTTGCGCCCTCACCTGTGCCGACATGGGGACATACCGGTGTCGTGGAGTCTTCGGTGCTACTGAGGACTCCTCGGAGTACACAGACCTTCAGTTGCGAC AGCCTCCAGGGACTCCCCGAGTGACGTATGATCACGAAACTCCCGGACACAGGAGAGCCACCTGGCGGCTGAGCTGTCACGCGGATGCCGGCCTCCCGCCGCAGGAGTTCCAGTGGTACGTGAAAGCACCAGACATGCGTCACTTCCAGATCGCCGAGGGCCAGGCGGAAGTCGAGTACTTCACCAATGACGGCTGCAGGGTGATGTCACGGCGGGCGTTGCTGGTGTCGTTGGCTACTGAGGACCGCGGCACAATGTACCGGTGCGCCTTGCCCGACCATGTGGACGATGACAGATATTACGATGAGGTCACAGTGGAACAGCTTCCAG CTGTGTCAATCAAAGAAGCGACAGGAGATCTCAACTGTGTGGACGATAATTGTTTGATGCAAG CGGAAACCAAGTCTCAGAAAAACTCAAGTCAACGCAAGTGCATTTCAACTTCGACAATTGGATTATTCGCTGTCGTCAGCTACCTAACCGGATACAGCTTATCCCTCGTCAACATAAAGGAATGA